The Archangium primigenium genomic interval TACCGCGCCCTGCGCCGCATCAACCCCTCGCCCTACCTCTTCCACCTGGACATGGGCGAGTCGCGCGCGCTCGTGGGCGGCTCGCCGGAGCTGCTCGTGCAGGTGCGCGACGGGGACGTGGTGGTGCGGCCCATCGCCGGCACCCGCCGCCGCGGCGCCTCCGAGGCCGAGGACCAGGCACTGGAGAAGGAGCTGCTCGCGGACGAGAAGGAGCGCGCCGAGCACATGATGCTCGTGGACCTGGGCCGCAACGACGTGGGCCGCGTGGCCGCGCCGGGCTCGGTGCGCGTCGAGGATCTGATGGTCATCGAGCGCTACAGCCACGTGATGCACATCGTCTCGCAGGTGCGCGGCCAGCTCGACGCGAAGTACGACGCCCTGGACGCGCTCGCCTGGACGTTCCCCGCGGGCACCGTCTCCGGCGCACCGAAGATTCGCGCCATGCAGATCATCGACGAGCTGGAGCCCATGCGCCGCGGCCCCTACGCGGGCGCCGTGGGCTACCTGTCCTTCTGTGGCGCGCTGGACCTGGCCATCGCCCTGCGCACCTTCTACATCGATGGCGAGCGCACCATGTGGCAGGCGGGCGCGGGGCTCGTGGCGGACTCCGTGCCGTCCAAGGAAGCCGATGAGACCGAGGCCAAGGCGCGCGTGCTCGCCACGGCCCTCCAGCAGGCGCACCAGGGAGGCGTGCGATGATCCTCGTCATCGACAACTACGACTCGTTCACCTTCAACCTCGTGCAACTGCTCTACTCCCTGGGCGCCGAGGTGAAGGTGGTGCGCAACGACGAGATCGACGCCGCAGGCGTGGCCGCCTCGGGCGCCTCGCACCTGGTGGTGTCCCCGGGGCCGTGCACCCCCAACGAGGCCGGCGTGAGCATGGCCGCCATCCGCTCCGCGAAGGTGCCGGTGCTCGGCGTGTGCCTGGGCCACCAGTCCATCGGCGCGGTGTTCGGCGGCCAGGTGGTGCGCGCCCCCGAGCCCGTGCACGGCAAGACGGTGACCGTGCGCCACGAGAGCCAGAGCCTCTTCGTCGGCATGCCCGTGGGCTTCCAGGCCGCGCGCTACCACTCGCTCGTGGTGGACGCCGCGACGCTCCCGCGCGAACTGGAGGCCACGGCCTGGTCCCCCGACGGCCTCATCATGGGCCTGCGCCACCGCACCCTTCCGGTGGTGGGCGTGCAGTTCCACCCGGAGAGTGTCCTCACGCCCGAGGGGCCCAAGCTGGTGCGCAACTTCCTCGACGGGCGGCTGTAGGCCGCCGCCCGCCGTATGCGGCTCAGGGGACCGCGGGCGCCGCCACCGGGGCGGACTCGGGCTTGCCCGAGGGCTCCACGCGGATGCCCGAGCGGTCCGGCTCGTCCGTGGTGCGGATGACGGGCAAGAGGCTGCTCAGGTCATCCGTCCAGCGCACGGGCGGGGTGATGTCGTACGCGAGCCGCTTCACCCGCTCGTCGCTCTCCGCGAGGAACGTCTCCCCACGCGAGAAGTCCTTGTCCGGCGCGAGCAGCACCCAGGTGTTGTCCTCGCTCTCGGCCTCGTCGTTGCCCTTGGTGTGCACGCGCGTGAGGTGCAGCCCGAGGTTGTGCGCGTGCGCGAGCGGAATGGGCAACAGGTCCAGGTGCACGTTGCTGATGTGCAGGGCGATGACGCCCCCGGGCGCCAGGTGCTGGCGGTAGAGCGCCACGGCCTCCTCGGTGAGCAGGTGCACGGGGATGGAGTCCGAGCTGAACACGTCCACCGCGAGCACGTCGAAGCCCTGGCCCTGACCCTTGGCCAACTCCTGCTCCAGGAGGATGCGCGCGTCGCCCTCGTGGATGCTGTACTTCGCCTTCGTGTCCTTGAGGAAGGTGAAGTAGTCGCCCTTGCCCTCGGCCAGCTCGATCACCTGGGGGTTGATCTCATAGAAGCGCAGCGTGTCCTCGGGCCGTCCGAGCGCCGCCGTGGTGCCGATGCCCAGGCCCAGCACGCCGATGTTCAGCCCCGGCGCCTTGCCCGCCACCTCGCGCAGCCGACGCTGCTCCTGGATGGCCAGACCGAGCCCGCTGTCGGGCGTGTAGTACGCCGTGGGCTTCAGCCGCCGGCCATTCTGCGTGTACTGCACGCCGTGGATGATGACGCCGTGGCGCAGCAGGAAGGCGTGGTTCTCGTTGCCCGGGCTCTTGTTCTGCCCCACCTGCACCACGCCGAAGAAGCCGCGCCAGGAGTCCAGCGGCCGGCGGGTGTCCGCGTCCGCCAGGTGCACGCCCACCGACACGAGCAGCAGGCCCAGCGCCGGGGCGAAGCGCACCGCCGCCCGGGGGATGCTCTCGTCGTCCGCGCGCCGCAGGAGCAGCATCGCCGCGAGCAGGCAGCACGCGCTGAGCGACAGGGGGAACTCCAGGTAGGTGCGCAGCACGTTGGGCGCCACCAGGTTCACGATCGCCGTGCCGAGAAAGCCGCCCACCGAGCCCCACAGGTAGAAGGCCCCCAAGTGGCGCGGCGCGGGCCGCAGCCGGTACAGCTCGCCGTTGCACAGCAGCGCCCCGGAGAACAGCGTGAGGCAGTACACGAGCACCTGGATGGGCAGGGGCACGTGGGGACCCTCGTAGGTGATGCGCGCCACGCCGTACACCGAGCCGAGCAGCAGGAGCGCCGTGCCCGTGCGCGAGTAGAGCGCCTCGCGCTCGAAGGCGATGATGAAGGTGATGAGGTAGAGCGCCAGCGGGAGCACCCAGACGAACGGGCCCGCGGACACGTCCTGCGACATCTGGTTCGTCGTGGCCGTGAGCAGCACCGACGCCAGGGTGCTCAGGCCAAGCCAGCCCAGCGTGCGCGGCACCCCGGGCGCCGCCTCGTCCGCGCCCTCCGCCTCGGCCGGCTTCTCCTGCACGACCGCCGCCGCCGCGGGCTCCTCGAGCTTCATCGTGTTGCGGGCACACACCGCGCTGCCCACCGCGAACACCAGGAAGCCCAGGCCCCACGCCCATGCCTGCACGCCCCGGCTCAGCCAGGGCTCGGCGAGCAGCGGATAGGCCAGGAGCGCCAGGAGCGAGCCCGTGTTGCTCAGGGCATAGAGCCGGTACGGGGACACGCCGGGCTTCGCGCGGCTGAACCAGCTCTGCAGCAGCGGCGCGGAGGTGGACAGCGTGAAGAAGGGCAGGCCCAGGGTCGCCGCGAGCATCGCGAGCAGCCGCCAGGTGGAGATGCCATCCGCCGCCGGGCGCCACTCGGGGCCGGGGGCCACGGGCGAGCCCTCCACCAGCACGCGGCCCAGCAGCACCGCCGCCGTGATGCCGAGCAGGCCCAGGTGCACCCGCGCCTGCTTGCGCGGCGTCAGCCAGCGCGTGGAGACGTAGGAGTACGCGTAGCCTCCCAGGAGCATGGCCTGGAAGAACAGCATGCACGTCGTCCAGACGGTCGAGGTGCCGCCAAACCACGGCAGGGAGTACTTGCCCGCCAGGGGTTGCACGCCAAAGAGCAGGAACGCGCTGAGGAAGAGGGTCGCGGCGTAGGGAAGCATGGGCGGGCGGCAGCATACGCGCGCTCTCACGTCCCGTACGAGTCCGCGCCGCTTTTCACGCCCGCCCGCCCGCTCCCGGGCCCACCCCTACCGCGAGTCCTTGCGCTTCTGCTGCCGGGCCTGCTCCGCTCGAAGCGCCCCGCCAATCCGGCGGCCCGCCACCAGGGTCATCTTCGAGACGGGATTGCCCTGCTTCTTGGGATGAGCGGGCTGGAAGCCTGGCTGGGAACCAGGCGAGCGCTTGTTCTTCACGATGACACCCCCAGGGTGAATGGCCTCATTTCACGGACGCCTCGAGCTTCGCGCGGAAGCGTTCGGTGAACAGATAGGCATCGCCGGGCCAGCGTGCCGAGACATACCGCCCGCTCTCCACCACGAAGGCGGGCGCGTGGTCCGTGGCGGTGCCGCGCCGGGAATACTCGCGGGGACCGCGCTCGAACTGGCGGGGGTGGGCGAGCGCGTCGCGGACCTCGTCCTCCACGTAGGCCGGATAGGTGCGGTAGTAGCGCCCGACCTTCCAGGCAGTGAGGAAGTACGCCGCGCGCTCCATGTACTTGGGCAGGCACGTGGTGCGCTCGCCCGCGAGCAGGCTCTGGCCGGTGGCGGGATCCTTCGCCCGCGCGAGCACCAACACGCCATGGCAGATGGCGCCCACGGGCCGCCCGAGCTTCCAGAACGCGGCCACCTTGGCCTGGAGCGTCTCGCTGCCCAGGTACTGCCGCATGCCGGGCGCGTGGCCACCGGGGAGCACCAGGCCGTCGTAGTCCTCGGGGCGGATGGCGTCCCAGGCGATGGGCTGCTGGTACGCGGGCGAGGCGAGCATGTTCTCGTAGAAGCGCTTGGGCTCGGGTTCCGCGCCGAGCTTGCCGAAGACCACGCCCGTGAGCAGCAGGGGGTCCGCCGCGGCGACCTGGCCCTTCTCGGTGGCGAAGACCACCTGATGGCCCGCGTCCGTCAAGAGCCGCCAGGGCACGGCGACCTCCGTCACATCGAAGTCCTGGTCGGGAAGCGGAATGAGGACGCGGCGCACGGAGCTCATGGGCGAGGACCCTTACGTGAGCCGCATGGGACAGGCAATGCTCCTGCGCGCCCCTGCGGTGGTGAGGTCCGGCGCATCCGCTGTCCCATTTTCTTGAGGAACGCGCCTGCCCAACGAGGGCCCTCGAAGAGCAGGGTGCGCAGGAAATTGCCCTTGGCCAGCGTGTAGTGATGCTCGCCTCGGCTGGGAATGCGGAAGGTCAGCGCGTCCTTGTCCGTCCGGAACCCTCCGAGGGACTGCTGGCGGACCTGCGGCCGGGTGTAGGCGAAGTAGTGGCGATAGGCCGTGTTCGCGCGCAGGTACATGCCCGCGCAGCAGAGCAGCGCGGGCGCGAGCCGGTTGATTCCCTCCGTGCGCTCCACGACCAGCCGGCCCCACTCCACGAAGTGCGTGTCCCAACCCTTCTTCAACCACCCGGCCAGCTCCGCTTCCGGCACATACCTCAGGGTCTCGTACGGGTAGCGCGTGGCCCGGAGGGTCGCCACGGCCTGCGAGCCCCTCCAGATAGCGAAGACGAAGGATTGGGCGTCGTAGGCATCCGTCCCGGTGTCGGACAGCTCCTGGAGCAGGTACGGCAACTTGTCCTGATACACGCGCAGCCGCAGGGCGCCCACCGCCGCGAGCTCCTCGGGCGTCCTGGCCACGCCCAGACGCAACGTCACCGCGCGGGGCTTCTGGACGATGAGATTCAACAGTCCTTGGATGACGTGCATCCAGCGCTCCCGGGGAGCGTCGGGCCTGACGGGCCGTGGAACCTCGGTGAGTACCGGTCCGGGCGGCGGCGAGTCCTCCTCCACCGGGACCGCGGTCTGTTGCGACGTTCTCAAGGCACACCCTCTGGGAAGTTCTGACACCCGACGGTGCGAATGAGCGTCTTTTTAACGCGTGTATGTCAAGACTTCACGCCGGGCACGTCGACAAACATTTACAGATATTTTCCCATCCGCTCACGTGCCGAGAATGCAGGGGCCCACCGCCGCCAATCAATGCTCATGCTCGTCTACGCGACGAGGGCCTGCTCACGGTTGTGACCGATTTCGCGTGCGCGATGGCACTCAGGCCCTCCTTCCGGAGGAAATGTGCCTTGGGGACACGCAGCAGCCTTCGCTCGGCGTCCTCCAGCATGTCCCAGGCGTCCCGTGCTTGACGTGGGTAGAGGTGAAGCGATTGAACGTAGAGGCAGGCGATGTGAACGCGTAACGCGAGGTTGGAGAAACCCAGCCGCTGAACCACACGAAGTCGCGTACCGAATTCCTTCCAGGGCATGTCGAAGGCGTACGCCTGGGAGACCAGGTCTTCCGCGATGCTCCTCCGAATCCTCAGCCGACCGGTTTCGGTGGCTTCTCCCTTCAACCAGTGCTTCTCCAGCTCCAGTAAAGTGCGTTTGAACTCCGCGTAGGGCGCATCGGCATTGAGCAGTTCGAGGATTCGTCGGTCCTTCTCCTGCCCGCGCTCCAGTCCGCGTTCTTTCAGTGTGCGGCGCATGGTCAGTCTCCTGGACAGGGCTTGCCGTTCGCTTCCTAGGGCCAAGTGCCGTAGCGCATGCAGGCCTCGAAGCACGCCTTGCACTGCGTTTCGTCCCAGACGCGGCCTTGGGTGTCACCTCCACCTGCTTCAATACACCTGCTGTAGGCCGGTGTGCAGATGTCCTTGCGCCATTTCTCCTTTTCCGTCCGTGTCGGAAGCTTGGGAATCGCCGCGTTGATTCGCTGCGTGGGTGGGTGCGGCGATGGAGCACCGCACCGGTCATATTGGCCCGGGTTCAGCTTGAGGCAGCAAGTCACGGTGCTGTCCGTCTGGTTGCACTCCCGGTCGACGAGTGCCGCGTCCGGCCCCATGCAGCCCGAGGCCAACGTGGTGACGGCAAGGGTCCATCGGCACCAGGAGAGGTTTTTCATAGACGTGACCTGGCTCACGGCATTTCGGGGCGGAACAGCGACCGTCGGTTGAGGAGTGCTCAGGGCGGCGCCACGTCCTGAAAGGGGAGCACCCAGGTGTGCGTGCCTTGCCAGGGGCTCACCGTGGCCAGGTTCACGCTCGGGTCCACGAGCCGCTGTCGGGGCCGACCATTGAGGCTCGCGAAGGCGTTCACCCGCACCTCCACGTCCGGATGGCCCTTCTCGGCGAAGTCCCGCGCCAGGTAGTGCGCGAACGTGAGCAGCATGTCCGGCTGCGTCGCCATCATCTTCACCTGGTAGGGCGCGAGGTACTTGCTCGGCGACACCACCCACCACTTGCCCGTGGCGGGCTCGCTCACCCGGAACTCCGCCACGCCGTCCTTCTCCATCAGCATGACGTTCCACGAGAAGCGAAAGCCCTCCTCGGTCCACATCACGTCCCCCGGGTAGAGCAGGTGCCGCAACGGCAAGAGGCACTGCACCCCGAGGAACGTGACCGCCAGCACCGGGCCCGTCCACGCACGCCGTACGGGGACGGCCTCCCGGGGGGGCTCCACCCGCGCGCCCCGCCGTGCCCACGCCGCGAGCCGCCTCGGCCAGTCCGGTGGGAAGAAGAGCAGGGCGCCGGAGATCATCACCCAGGGGAACATGCCGATGGGGAAGAGGATGCGCGTGATGACGTGGAAGACCACCACCGCCGCGAAGGCGAACGGCCGCGTGCGCCGCCATAGCAGCGCGGGCACCACGCTCAAGTCGAACAGCGCGCCGCCGATGCTGAACGCGTGCGGTACCCAGGACCACTCGAAGAAGCGTCCCAGCACCGGCAGATCCGTGCTCGCCCGGAGCCAGATCTTCAAGGGCTGGGCATGCCAGAGCCAATCACTCTTGAGCTTGGCCACGCCGCCAAAGAGATACACGAGCCCCACCTGCGCCCGTAGCAGCCATAGCCACCACGCGGGCACGGCCTCGCGCTTTCCCACGCTTCCCAAAGGCAGGCACACCATCACCAGCCCCACGAGCGAGATGAAATAGTAATGGTTGAGGTAGTACGTGCGGTCGATCAGATGCGCGTACGTGAACGTGAGCAGAAAGAGGATCGCGCTCGCCCGGTACGCCACGCCCGCGGCGATGCCCAGCGCGCCCAGGCCCATGAGCGCGAAGTGCAGGTACATGCCCTCGCGCGGCCAGGGGCGGATCCACTCCAGGCCCGCGAAGGGGAAGAGCACCTGGGGGGCGAGGTAGTGCTCCTCGATCCACCCGTAGGCGAAGAAGCGCGCGACGGCCACCGCCATCAGCAGCCCGAACAGCACCCGCCACACCGTCAGCGAGGCCGGGTCCACGGGCGCGAACAGCCGCGCGCGCGCCCGCTCAATCTCCATCGTTGTCGTTGAACTTGAGCGTCACGCCCAGGTTGGACACCACCTCGGTGGCGAGCGTGGCGCGCAGCGTGGAGAAGGCGGCCCGGGCGGCCTCCACCGACTCGCGGTTCTCCAGGAGCGCCGTGCGCAGCGGCGGCGGAATGGCCTCGAGCGCCCCGCGCAGCCGCGAGAGGTCCGCGCGCACCGTGCCGTCCAGCTTCTTGTTGGTGGAGGCCACGATGCCCGACAGGCCCGATTTGCCGTCCGCGCCGAACCACAGCCGCTCCATGCCGGCGACGTTGGCCCGCAGGTCCGCGATCGAGTTGTCGCTGCGCCGCGACCGCTCCTCGTCGGGACGCACCGTGCCGCCCGTCTCGAAGCCCAGGGGCTTGCTCAGCTTGAGCTCGGCCACCTCCACCGAGGAGATGAAGCGGTTGACGACCTCGTCCACCGCGTCCTTCTGCGTCGCGTAGCGGATGCTCGACACGCCCGCGTTGGCCAGGCGCGACACGAAGTCGCCGCCGTCCGGCTCCCACGCGGTGCGCACCGCCGTGGCGTCATTGTGCAGCACCTCGCCGAGCGCCCGGGCATAGGCGCGGCGGCGCGTGCCCGGCTCACCCTCGGCGGTGAAGCGCGCGAGCACCGCGGCACTGCCCTCCTTCGCGTCGAAGAGCAGGTACTCCAGCGCCATCATCCCCTTGCGGTTGGTGCCCAGCTGCTCGACGTTCTCCACCGTCAGCTTGGTGGTGCTCGTGAGCACGCTGTCGATGCCACTGGGCGACGACACCTGATCCACCGCGGAGACCGTGCGCAGGTTCTCCGAGGGGCCGATGCTCATGACCGCCAGCATGCCCCAGGGCTCGCGCACCGCGCGCCAGGCCGTCTGCGCCTGGGTGAGGGTGGCCTCGGTGGGGGTGGCGTCGAGCGCGTCGAGCGCCGTGGCCAGCGTGGCCGAGCGCGTGTCGAAGTCGCGGTACGCGGGGAGGATGGTGTCCTCGCCCAGGCTCTTGAGGAAGGCCGTGCGCAGGGTGGTGCCCTGGGCCTCGCCACAGCCCGACAGGGCGACGAGCGGCAGCACCACGGTGGCGGTCAGCAGGCGGCGAATGGTGGGGTTCACAGGGACTCCAGGAAGCGCAGCAGCGCGGCGCGCTCGGGGGCGGACAGGTGGCGGAAGTGCTCGCGGGCCCGCTCGGCCTCGCCACCGTGCCAGAGGATGGCCTCCTCCAGCGAGCGCGCGCGCCCGTCGTGCAGGAAGCGGGTGTGGCGGTTGACCGTCTTCACCAGCCCAATGCCCCAGAGCGGCGGCGTGCGCCACTCGCTCCCGGTGGCCTCGAAGTCCGGGCGGCCGTCGGCCAGGTCCGGCCCCATGTCGTGCAGGAGCAGGTCCGTGTACGGGAAGATGACCTGGCCGGACAGCTCGGGCGCGTCCGCCATCGTGCCCGTCTCGTGGCGCGGCACGTGGCAGGACGCGCAGCCCGCCTCGCGGAAGAGCGCGCGGCCCTCGAGCACCTCGGGCTCGTTCGGCTCGCGGCGCGCGGGCACGGCGAGCATGCGCGTGTAGAACGTCACCTGCTCCAGCTTGCGCGCGTCCAGCTCGGGTTCGCCGCCGTTGGGCGCCGCGCGGCAGGCCTCCTGCGCCGGAGGACAGTCATGGGTGGGGAACAGGTCCGAGGTGATGCCCAGATCCCCTCGGAACGCGCCCGCGTTCTGGTGCTGGAGCGAGGGCTTGTTGGCCTTCCAGCCGAAGCGGCCCACGCGCGTCGCGCGGTGCTCCACGTCCCAGACGTGGTTCACGCGACCGGAGATGCCATCTCCGTCCCGGTCCTCGGGGTCCGCGAGCGCCTCCAGCCGGGCCTCGGGAATGGCCTCCAAGAGGCCCAGGCCCACCATCACCGGCGCCACGCGCGGGCTCATCATCAGCTGGGGATGGGGCGGCCCGAACGCCAGGTCACGCAGGGTGTACTGGGGCACTTCCAGCGACCAGGGCGTGCCGTCCGCGTACTGGCCCGGGCGCTCGGTGCGGCCGAGCTCCACCCAGCCCTCGGCGGGCACGCCCAGGATGGCGAGCGGCTGGAGCTGCCCGCCGTAGACGGGATCCTCCAGCGGTCCGCCGTACGCGTCCTCGCCGGGGATGCTCAGCCGGAAGAGCAGCGCCTGGGCCTTCTCGCCCGGCTCGGTGGGCGGCTTGCCGCGCCCATCCTTGAAATGACATGCGGCGCACGAGGCGGCGTTGAACGTGGGGCCCAGGCCGTCGAGCCCCTCGGTGGACGCGGGCGCCGTCACCCAGTTGCGGTTGAAGAGCGCGTTGCCCACGAAGAACGCATCGCGCCGCTCGCCCTGGAGGTTGCGGGCCACCAGGGTGAAGGCGTTGCGCGTGGTGTCGTGGACGGTGGTGGCCCCGCCCGGCAGCTCCTCGCCGGGCTCGGGTCCTTCCTCTTCACGCTCGCCGCCACAGGCGAGCAGACAACACAGGGTGATGAGCGCGCGCCGCATGTCGGGAGGTCACTCCAGGTTGAGCGTGATGCCCAGCGCGGTGGCCACCTCGACGAGCGTGTCCGTCTGCGCGCGCAGGGCGTCGATGGCGGCCTTCACCTTCTGCCGCCCGGGGCTGCTGTCCGCGCCGAGGATAGCCTGATCGAAGGGCGCCGGAATGGCCCGGATGGCGTCCAGGCTGGCCTTCAGGCGAGCCTTCATCTTCTGGTCCAGCGCGGGGTTCACCGCGGCCACCAGCGTGCTCAGGCCCTGGCCGGACACCGAGCCGTACGCGCCCAGGTACACGTTCTGGATGCCCAGCGCGTTGTTGTAGAGGTCCTGGTGCGTGTTGTCGCTGAAGCAGGAGTGCTCGTCCTCCTGGTCCTTGTTGTCGTAGGCCACCGCCATGCGCTCACCGGCGAGCTCAGCGCCGCTCAGGCTGCCCAGGCCGGTGAGGATCTTCAGCACCGCCTCCTTGGGGGCCTCGGCGGTGAAGCGCCGCGCGTAGTTGTCCTGGCCGGGCGCCCACTGCACCTGCACGGACTCCAGGTCCTCGATGAGCTGGCGCGTGGCGAGCGTGAGGTACTGCCGGCGGCGGTCGGCGTTGGGGCGCGTGCCCCCGTCCACGAAGTCCGTGAACGGCCGGTCACCCGGGCCCGTCTCGGACGTGTCCTCGCCCCACAGCAGGAACTCGATGGCGTGGTAGCCCGAGGAGATGTTCACCTCGCTGTCGCGCTCGTTGGCCTCCAGCAGGGTGCCCTGGGTGAGGCTGGGGTAGTTCACCGTGTCGGCGATGATGCCCACGGTGTTGGAGCCCGCCGCGCCGTCGATGTAGTTCTCGTCCAGCGGCCAGGCGTTGATCTGCCCCTCGGGGCCGTCGTCCTCGTTGTCGATGGGGCCGCCGTAGAAGCGGAACGCCTCGCTCTGGCCGTAGGAGTCACGCGCGGCGAGCCACGCCGTGCGCGCGGCCTCCAGGCGCTCCTTGCTGGGGCTGGCCACGAAGGCGTCGATGACCGTCTGCATCGCCTTGGCCTGCTTCACCGCCTCCGTGTAGTTCGCGTACGTCAGCGCCGCGTAGTTCTGGATGACCGGCCGCGCGCTCTGCTCGGGGAGCGGATCCACCACCACCGCGTCCTCTCCACAGCTCGTGAGCAACAGCGCGCCCGTCATCAGTGCGACCCACCCGTGCTTCTTCATGGCGACTCCTCGTGACTTGGAATTGGCAGGGGCTCCTATTGAATCTGCGAAGCAAAGTCAAAAACGGTCGCCCCGTGCGAGCGGCGACCGAGCGCGGACCTCACAGGGAGTCGAGGAACGCGAGCAGGGCGTCGCGCTCGGCGCGCGGCAGCTGGAGCACCGCGTCCCGGGACGCCTGGGCCTCGCCGCCGTGCCAGAGGATGGCCTCCAGGGGCGAGCGGGCGCGGCCGTCGTGGAGCAGGCGCGTGTGGCCGCTGACGACGCGGGTGAGGCCCAGGCCCCAGAGGGGTGGGGTCCGCCACTCGCGGCCCGTGGCGAGGGAGTCCTCGTACCCGTCGGCCAGGTCCTCGCCCAGGTCGTGCAGGAGCAGGTCCGTGTAGGGCCAGAGGCGCTGGTGGGCCAGCTCCGGGTGCTCGGGCGCGGCGCCCGTGTCGAGCGAGGGCCGGTGGCAGCGC includes:
- a CDS encoding spermidine synthase; translated protein: MLPYAATLFLSAFLLFGVQPLAGKYSLPWFGGTSTVWTTCMLFFQAMLLGGYAYSYVSTRWLTPRKQARVHLGLLGITAAVLLGRVLVEGSPVAPGPEWRPAADGISTWRLLAMLAATLGLPFFTLSTSAPLLQSWFSRAKPGVSPYRLYALSNTGSLLALLAYPLLAEPWLSRGVQAWAWGLGFLVFAVGSAVCARNTMKLEEPAAAAVVQEKPAEAEGADEAAPGVPRTLGWLGLSTLASVLLTATTNQMSQDVSAGPFVWVLPLALYLITFIIAFEREALYSRTGTALLLLGSVYGVARITYEGPHVPLPIQVLVYCLTLFSGALLCNGELYRLRPAPRHLGAFYLWGSVGGFLGTAIVNLVAPNVLRTYLEFPLSLSACCLLAAMLLLRRADDESIPRAAVRFAPALGLLLVSVGVHLADADTRRPLDSWRGFFGVVQVGQNKSPGNENHAFLLRHGVIIHGVQYTQNGRRLKPTAYYTPDSGLGLAIQEQRRLREVAGKAPGLNIGVLGLGIGTTAALGRPEDTLRFYEINPQVIELAEGKGDYFTFLKDTKAKYSIHEGDARILLEQELAKGQGQGFDVLAVDVFSSDSIPVHLLTEEAVALYRQHLAPGGVIALHISNVHLDLLPIPLAHAHNLGLHLTRVHTKGNDEAESEDNTWVLLAPDKDFSRGETFLAESDERVKRLAYDITPPVRWTDDLSSLLPVIRTTDEPDRSGIRVEPSGKPESAPVAAPAVP
- a CDS encoding type 1 glutamine amidotransferase domain-containing protein; this encodes MSSVRRVLIPLPDQDFDVTEVAVPWRLLTDAGHQVVFATEKGQVAAADPLLLTGVVFGKLGAEPEPKRFYENMLASPAYQQPIAWDAIRPEDYDGLVLPGGHAPGMRQYLGSETLQAKVAAFWKLGRPVGAICHGVLVLARAKDPATGQSLLAGERTTCLPKYMERAAYFLTAWKVGRYYRTYPAYVEDEVRDALAHPRQFERGPREYSRRGTATDHAPAFVVESGRYVSARWPGDAYLFTERFRAKLEASVK
- a CDS encoding imelysin family protein: MNPTIRRLLTATVVLPLVALSGCGEAQGTTLRTAFLKSLGEDTILPAYRDFDTRSATLATALDALDATPTEATLTQAQTAWRAVREPWGMLAVMSIGPSENLRTVSAVDQVSSPSGIDSVLTSTTKLTVENVEQLGTNRKGMMALEYLLFDAKEGSAAVLARFTAEGEPGTRRRAYARALGEVLHNDATAVRTAWEPDGGDFVSRLANAGVSSIRYATQKDAVDEVVNRFISSVEVAELKLSKPLGFETGGTVRPDEERSRRSDNSIADLRANVAGMERLWFGADGKSGLSGIVASTNKKLDGTVRADLSRLRGALEAIPPPLRTALLENRESVEAARAAFSTLRATLATEVVSNLGVTLKFNDNDGD
- a CDS encoding imelysin family protein, which encodes MKKHGWVALMTGALLLTSCGEDAVVVDPLPEQSARPVIQNYAALTYANYTEAVKQAKAMQTVIDAFVASPSKERLEAARTAWLAARDSYGQSEAFRFYGGPIDNEDDGPEGQINAWPLDENYIDGAAGSNTVGIIADTVNYPSLTQGTLLEANERDSEVNISSGYHAIEFLLWGEDTSETGPGDRPFTDFVDGGTRPNADRRRQYLTLATRQLIEDLESVQVQWAPGQDNYARRFTAEAPKEAVLKILTGLGSLSGAELAGERMAVAYDNKDQEDEHSCFSDNTHQDLYNNALGIQNVYLGAYGSVSGQGLSTLVAAVNPALDQKMKARLKASLDAIRAIPAPFDQAILGADSSPGRQKVKAAIDALRAQTDTLVEVATALGITLNLE
- a CDS encoding di-heme oxidoredictase family protein — protein: MRRALITLCCLLACGGEREEEGPEPGEELPGGATTVHDTTRNAFTLVARNLQGERRDAFFVGNALFNRNWVTAPASTEGLDGLGPTFNAASCAACHFKDGRGKPPTEPGEKAQALLFRLSIPGEDAYGGPLEDPVYGGQLQPLAILGVPAEGWVELGRTERPGQYADGTPWSLEVPQYTLRDLAFGPPHPQLMMSPRVAPVMVGLGLLEAIPEARLEALADPEDRDGDGISGRVNHVWDVEHRATRVGRFGWKANKPSLQHQNAGAFRGDLGITSDLFPTHDCPPAQEACRAAPNGGEPELDARKLEQVTFYTRMLAVPARREPNEPEVLEGRALFREAGCASCHVPRHETGTMADAPELSGQVIFPYTDLLLHDMGPDLADGRPDFEATGSEWRTPPLWGIGLVKTVNRHTRFLHDGRARSLEEAILWHGGEAERAREHFRHLSAPERAALLRFLESL
- a CDS encoding anthranilate synthase component II → MILVIDNYDSFTFNLVQLLYSLGAEVKVVRNDEIDAAGVAASGASHLVVSPGPCTPNEAGVSMAAIRSAKVPVLGVCLGHQSIGAVFGGQVVRAPEPVHGKTVTVRHESQSLFVGMPVGFQAARYHSLVVDAATLPRELEATAWSPDGLIMGLRHRTLPVVGVQFHPESVLTPEGPKLVRNFLDGRL
- a CDS encoding HTTM domain-containing protein; the protein is MEIERARARLFAPVDPASLTVWRVLFGLLMAVAVARFFAYGWIEEHYLAPQVLFPFAGLEWIRPWPREGMYLHFALMGLGALGIAAGVAYRASAILFLLTFTYAHLIDRTYYLNHYYFISLVGLVMVCLPLGSVGKREAVPAWWLWLLRAQVGLVYLFGGVAKLKSDWLWHAQPLKIWLRASTDLPVLGRFFEWSWVPHAFSIGGALFDLSVVPALLWRRTRPFAFAAVVVFHVITRILFPIGMFPWVMISGALLFFPPDWPRRLAAWARRGARVEPPREAVPVRRAWTGPVLAVTFLGVQCLLPLRHLLYPGDVMWTEEGFRFSWNVMLMEKDGVAEFRVSEPATGKWWVVSPSKYLAPYQVKMMATQPDMLLTFAHYLARDFAEKGHPDVEVRVNAFASLNGRPRQRLVDPSVNLATVSPWQGTHTWVLPFQDVAPP